One window of the Oceanicaulis sp. genome contains the following:
- the fusA gene encoding elongation factor G produces the protein MARDYAIEDYRNFGIMAHIDAGKTTTTERILYYTGKSHKIGEVHDGAATMDWMEQEQERGITITSAATTCFWKGKRLNIIDTPGHVDFTIEVERSLRVLDGAIALLDANAGVEPQTETVWRQADKYKVPRMIFVNKMDKLGADFYRCVEMIKDRLNAKPLCLQLPIGSESDYEGCIDLIKMKELIWEAENLGASWREEDIRPELADKAAEYRELLIETAVEQDEAALEAYLEGEEPSEEKLKELIRKGTILLAFNPILCGTAFKNKGVQPLLDAVVDYLPAPTDVLNIRGIDVKTEKEVERKSSDESPLSLLAFKIMNDPFVGSLTFCRIYSGVLTTGSSVLNTVKDKKERVGRMLLMHSNSREDIKEAYAGDIVAIAGLKDTTTGDTLCDPASPVILERMEFPDPVIEIAIEPKSKGDQEKLGVALQRLAAEDPSFRVSTDEESGQTIIAGMGELHLDILVDRMKREFKVEANVGQPQVAYRETIGQAYEIDYTHKKQTGGTGQFARVKIQFEPCEPGEGYSFESKIVGGNVPKEYIPGVQKGIDSVRENGLLAGFPVIDFKATLVDGAYHDVDSSVLAFEIASRAAMKEAKSQLRMKLLEPIMKVEVVTPDEYTGSVIGDLNSRRGQIRDQEMRGNATVVNAFVPLANMFGYVNNLRSATQGRAQFTMQFDHYAPVPQAVADEVISKIA, from the coding sequence ATGGCCCGCGACTACGCGATCGAGGACTACCGCAATTTCGGCATCATGGCGCACATCGACGCCGGCAAGACCACGACGACCGAGCGGATCCTCTACTACACCGGCAAGTCCCATAAGATCGGCGAGGTCCATGACGGCGCCGCGACCATGGACTGGATGGAGCAGGAGCAGGAGCGGGGCATCACCATCACCTCCGCGGCCACGACCTGTTTCTGGAAGGGCAAGCGCCTGAACATCATCGACACGCCCGGCCACGTGGACTTCACCATCGAAGTCGAACGCTCGCTGCGCGTGCTCGACGGCGCGATCGCGCTGCTGGACGCCAACGCCGGCGTCGAGCCCCAGACCGAGACGGTCTGGCGTCAGGCGGACAAGTACAAAGTCCCGCGGATGATCTTCGTCAACAAGATGGACAAGCTCGGCGCGGACTTCTACCGCTGCGTGGAGATGATCAAGGATCGTCTGAACGCCAAGCCGCTCTGCCTGCAGCTGCCCATCGGCTCGGAGAGCGACTACGAAGGCTGTATCGACCTCATCAAGATGAAAGAGCTCATCTGGGAGGCCGAGAATCTGGGCGCGAGCTGGCGCGAGGAGGACATCCGTCCTGAGCTCGCCGACAAGGCCGCCGAGTATCGCGAGCTGCTGATCGAGACCGCCGTCGAGCAGGACGAAGCCGCGCTGGAAGCCTATCTCGAAGGCGAGGAGCCCTCCGAGGAGAAGCTCAAGGAGCTGATCCGCAAGGGTACGATCCTGCTGGCCTTCAACCCGATCCTGTGCGGCACCGCGTTCAAGAACAAGGGCGTTCAGCCCCTGCTCGACGCGGTCGTGGATTACCTGCCCGCCCCGACGGACGTGCTGAACATCCGCGGCATCGACGTGAAGACCGAGAAGGAAGTCGAGCGGAAGTCCTCCGACGAATCGCCGCTGTCGCTTCTGGCCTTCAAGATCATGAACGACCCGTTCGTGGGCTCGCTGACCTTCTGCCGGATCTATTCGGGCGTGCTGACGACCGGCAGCTCGGTCCTGAACACGGTGAAGGACAAGAAAGAGCGCGTGGGCCGGATGCTGCTCATGCACTCGAACTCGCGTGAGGACATCAAGGAAGCCTACGCCGGCGACATCGTCGCCATCGCGGGCCTCAAGGACACCACCACGGGCGACACGCTCTGCGATCCGGCCAGCCCGGTCATCCTGGAGCGGATGGAATTCCCCGATCCGGTGATCGAGATCGCCATCGAGCCCAAATCCAAGGGCGACCAGGAGAAGCTCGGCGTCGCGCTGCAGCGCCTGGCGGCCGAGGATCCGTCCTTCCGCGTCAGCACCGACGAGGAATCCGGTCAGACCATCATCGCCGGCATGGGCGAACTGCACCTGGACATCCTGGTCGACCGCATGAAGCGCGAGTTCAAGGTCGAGGCGAATGTGGGCCAGCCGCAGGTCGCCTATCGCGAGACCATCGGCCAGGCCTACGAGATCGACTACACCCACAAGAAGCAGACCGGCGGCACCGGTCAGTTCGCGCGGGTGAAGATCCAGTTCGAGCCGTGCGAGCCGGGCGAAGGCTATTCGTTCGAATCCAAGATCGTCGGCGGCAACGTGCCGAAAGAATACATTCCCGGCGTTCAGAAAGGCATCGACTCGGTCCGCGAGAACGGTCTTCTGGCCGGCTTTCCGGTGATCGACTTCAAGGCCACCCTGGTGGACGGCGCCTATCACGACGTCGACTCCAGCGTACTCGCCTTCGAGATCGCTTCGCGCGCCGCGATGAAAGAGGCCAAGAGCCAGCTGCGCATGAAGCTGCTCGAGCCGATCATGAAGGTCGAAGTGGTCACCCCGGACGAGTACACCGGCTCGGTGATCGGCGACCTCAACTCCCGCCGCGGCCAGATCCGCGACCAGGAGATGCGCGGCAACGCGACGGTGGTGAACGCCTTCGTGCCGCTGGCCAACATGTTCGGCTACGTGAACAACCTGCGCTCGGCCACCCAGGGCCGCGCCCAGTTCACCATGCAGTTTGACCACTACGCGCCGGTGCCGCAGGCCGTCGCCGATGAAGTCATCTCGAAGATCGCCTGA
- the rpsG gene encoding 30S ribosomal protein S7 has product MSRRHRAEKREILPDAKYGDRDLTKFMNYIMIDGKKSAAERIIYGALDIVEGKLKREPVRVFHDALENVAPEIEVRSRRVGGATYQVPVEVRPDRRKALAIRWLAAAARARNENTMRERLAAELMDASANRGTAVKKREDTHKMAEANRAFAHYRW; this is encoded by the coding sequence ATGTCCCGTCGTCACCGCGCAGAGAAGCGCGAGATCCTGCCCGACGCCAAGTACGGCGACCGCGATCTGACCAAGTTCATGAACTACATTATGATCGACGGTAAGAAGTCGGCCGCCGAGCGCATCATCTACGGCGCGCTCGACATCGTCGAAGGCAAGCTCAAGCGCGAGCCGGTCCGCGTCTTCCACGACGCGCTGGAAAACGTCGCGCCCGAGATCGAGGTTCGCTCCCGCCGTGTCGGCGGCGCGACCTACCAGGTCCCGGTCGAGGTGCGTCCCGACCGCCGCAAGGCGCTGGCCATCCGCTGGCTCGCCGCCGCGGCCCGCGCGCGCAACGAAAACACCATGCGTGAGCGTCTCGCCGCCGAGCTCATGGACGCTTCGGCGAACCGGGGCACTGCGGTCAAGAAGCGTGAAGACACGCACAAGATGGCTGAAGCCAACCGCGCCTTCGCCCACTATCGCTGGTAA
- the rpsL gene encoding 30S ribosomal protein S12 produces MPTINQLIRKPRHDKPKRNKVPALQACPQRRGVCTRVYTTTPKKPNSALRKVAKVRLTNGYEVVSYIPGEGHNLQEHSVVLIRGGRVKDLPGVRYHILRGVLDTQGVKDRRQRRSKYGAKRPK; encoded by the coding sequence ATGCCTACGATCAACCAGCTCATCCGCAAGCCGCGGCATGACAAGCCCAAGCGCAACAAGGTGCCGGCCCTTCAGGCCTGCCCGCAGCGCCGCGGCGTGTGCACGCGCGTCTACACCACCACCCCGAAGAAGCCGAACTCGGCGCTTCGTAAAGTGGCCAAGGTGCGCCTGACCAACGGTTACGAAGTCGTGAGCTACATCCCCGGCGAAGGCCATAACCTGCAGGAGCACTCCGTGGTGCTCATCCGGGGCGGCCGCGTGAAAGACCTTCCGGGCGTCCGCTATCACATCCTGCGCGGCGTTCTCGACACCCAGGGCGTCAAAGACCGCCGTCAGCGCCGTTCGAAATACGGCGCCAAGCGTCCGAAATAA